One Leishmania major strain Friedlin complete genome, chromosome 29 DNA segment encodes these proteins:
- a CDS encoding putative peroxisomal targeting signal type 2 receptor (previous protein_id=AAZ09524.1), with the protein MPSFQMHPGFAGQSIRTNPWKPTQFIISTSQNFGIVGSGKAYVVEAAPGFQAGSPVSLVGCWGTSDGVFDACFSEVDQNIVVTACGDGVKVYNLAMSLNRDGVIPLVHNAEHQAEVSCVTWNSAHRDTFYSASWDTTIKMYSAVKPEVSMVTMQEHFKEVYEVASTAHSPSSILSCSGDGSWKLWDNRSPQRSVLTQMAHQNQIVLSIDFCKSDPNIFASGGVDRTVRVWDARRPNQPLASFPGHDQACRRVRFSTHNPSMLASSGYDMRVCVWDLSKPQQPLTARYQHHREFVAGLEWSQAAPNALASASYDGSAFFWSVGQAATPSLPTQQLPPAVPPPRVPRPRTKVLAGLPQPSMPMPMAVTSPPRSPR; encoded by the coding sequence ATGCCGTCCTTCCAGATGCACCCCGGCTTTGCGGGGCAGAGCATCCGCACCAATCCCTGGAAGCCGACACAGTTCATCATCTCCACCTCTCAGAACTTCGGCATTGTCGGCTCTGGTAAGGCGTACGTCGTTGAGGCAGCCCCTGGCTTTCAGGCCGGCTCCCCGGTCTCTCTTGTAGGATGCTGGGGAACCTCCGACGGCGTCTTCGACGCGTGCTTTAGCGAAGTCGATCAGAACATCGTAGTGACTGCCTGCGGTGATGGCGTGAAGGTGTACAACTTAGCGATGAGCCTCAACCGGGATGGCGTGATACCGCTTGTGCACAACGCCGAGCACCAGGCAGAAGTGTCGTGCGTTACGTGGAACTCAGCCCACCGGGACACCTTCTACTCAGCCAGCTGGGACACCACCATCAAGATGTACAGCGCGGTGAAGCCGGAGGTGTCGATGGTGACAATGCAGGAGCACTTCAAGGAAGTGTACGAGGTGGCCTCGACGGCCCACAGCCCGTCTTCGATCCTGTCCTGCTCCGGCGACGGCTCGTGGAAGCTGTGGGACAACCGATCCCCGCAGCGATCCGTGCTGACGCAGATGGCACATCAGAATCAAATCGTGCTCTCCATCGACTTCTGCAAGAGTGATCCAAACATCTtcgccagcggcggtgtcgacCGCACCGTCCGCGTCTGGGATGCTCGCCGGCCCAACCAGCCGCTGGCCTCCTTTCCCGGCCACGACCAAGCATGTCGCCGTGTTCGGTTCTCGACTCACAACCCGTCCATGCTCGCCTCCAGCGGCTACgacatgcgcgtgtgcgtgtgggacCTCTCaaagccgcagcagcccttGACGGCCCGCTATCAGCACCACCGGGAGTTTGTCGCCGGCCTCGAGTGGTCGCAGGCCGCGCCAAACGctctcgcctccgcctcgtacGATGGATCGGCTTTCTTCTGGTCGGTAGGCcaggcagcgacgccgtcactgccgacacagcagctgccaccggccgtgccgccgccgcgcgtgccTCGGCCGCGCACAAAGGTGTTGGCTGGCTTGCCACAGCCCAGCATGCCGATGCCAATGGCGGTGACGTCTCCACCGCGTTCCCCTCGGTAA